One part of the Mariniblastus fucicola genome encodes these proteins:
- a CDS encoding sulfatase family protein codes for MNRLIAVLLVLAFLGNVTFADELSQKPNIVLVLADDLGLGDVSFHTRHVQKKEPLFETPTLDDLAAKSLWFTDGHSATALCAPTRYAVMSGNNNYRSYQPWGVWSTFAKTAFVKGHATLGTVVRDAGYRTGFVGKWHLGGDFNVPGSDQVFRGKKNGDLRGKVDMTKMIGGGPKFCGFDYDFTTPCGIQGPHYLVYENQVWAPINNVSKIIFMNKDTAKNPGDLASKGEGMGDSQWDTRQLGKILSAKAVDFIEESAAQEEPFFLYYCSPMVHRPHVPPKEFDGKPIKGQTPSSHLDMVLDFDMQMKRIVDALKATGEFENTLFVLTSDNGGLQDGPARKVGYQVGGGFNGSKNSPLEGGHRIPCFAMWPGKIEPGICDELVVNQDMIATFAALVGTEIPEGQAQDSNNLLPLLTGDGKFRPRSSWINQAGSKNEVMIRKMPWKLIIQSNNKRSRFEPIALYNLQSDPGEKQNQLKVDAHQNVVATLLAEYLETVNSGQPTAPSRMND; via the coding sequence TCACACGCGTCACGTTCAAAAGAAAGAGCCCCTCTTCGAGACACCAACTCTCGACGACCTGGCGGCGAAAAGTTTGTGGTTTACTGACGGTCATTCGGCAACAGCGCTTTGTGCGCCCACTCGATACGCGGTCATGAGCGGCAACAACAACTATCGCTCCTATCAACCGTGGGGCGTCTGGAGCACTTTTGCGAAAACGGCTTTCGTGAAAGGCCATGCAACGCTCGGCACCGTCGTACGTGATGCCGGCTATCGCACCGGCTTTGTTGGCAAATGGCATCTCGGCGGTGACTTCAACGTCCCGGGATCGGATCAAGTCTTCCGCGGCAAAAAGAACGGTGACCTTCGCGGCAAAGTCGACATGACGAAAATGATCGGCGGCGGCCCAAAGTTCTGCGGCTTTGACTATGACTTCACGACGCCCTGTGGCATCCAGGGGCCACACTATTTGGTCTACGAGAATCAGGTTTGGGCGCCGATCAACAATGTTTCGAAAATCATTTTCATGAACAAGGATACCGCCAAAAACCCTGGCGACCTGGCGTCCAAGGGCGAGGGCATGGGGGATTCTCAGTGGGACACCCGTCAGCTTGGAAAGATTCTGTCTGCGAAAGCGGTCGACTTCATCGAGGAGAGTGCCGCACAGGAAGAGCCGTTCTTTCTGTACTACTGTTCGCCGATGGTTCACCGGCCTCACGTTCCACCCAAAGAGTTCGACGGCAAACCAATCAAAGGTCAGACTCCGAGCAGCCACCTCGACATGGTGTTGGACTTTGACATGCAAATGAAGCGGATCGTTGATGCACTCAAGGCGACAGGCGAGTTCGAAAATACGCTGTTCGTTTTGACTTCGGACAACGGTGGCTTGCAAGACGGGCCTGCACGGAAAGTCGGCTATCAGGTTGGCGGCGGCTTCAATGGCAGCAAAAACAGTCCGCTCGAAGGAGGGCATCGCATTCCCTGTTTCGCGATGTGGCCTGGCAAAATCGAGCCTGGAATTTGCGATGAACTGGTCGTCAACCAGGACATGATCGCGACCTTTGCCGCACTGGTTGGAACTGAAATCCCGGAAGGGCAGGCTCAGGATTCCAACAACCTGCTTCCGCTACTGACAGGAGACGGCAAATTCAGGCCACGTTCCAGTTGGATCAATCAAGCGGGCTCCAAAAATGAGGTCATGATCCGAAAAATGCCGTGGAAGCTGATTATCCAGAGCAACAACAAGCGTTCCAGGTTTGAACCGATTGCTCTCTACAACCTGCAGAGCGACCCTGGCGAAAAACAGAATCAACTGAAGGTCGACGCGCACCAGAACGTGGTTGCAACGCTGTTGGCCGAGTATCTCGAAACCGTCAACTCGGGCCAACCAACGGCTCCATCAAGAATGAACGACTAA
- a CDS encoding Gfo/Idh/MocA family protein encodes MSKLPKTNRRDFIKSSAAIGAAASIPYIWTSSSARAIDLNSKPTIAAIGVGGSRGRYNRGGGIANGAAQFGQMIAVCDVDKLHNEEFNAKYDGKLGMYQDYRKLFENEKPDVVTIGTPDHWHIPIALHALEHGADVYCEKPLTLTIEEGKLIREAAEKSDRVFQVGTQQRSTNLFMYAVAIVRSGRLGDNVVAHCGIDPAPVGGPFESTSVPEGLDWDLWLGPTATKDYSEERRKYFRWYLEYSGGKMTDWGAHHVDIAHWALDLGSSPVQKVSGKGQMTPIVPDDFDWNAFFDGQADLPNAYNAATKFNIDLDFAGGKKITVNHRYKSGNTEFGNGILFEGDKGRIFVNRSKLQGSVVKDMFGDNLEKKTNADGKRVDNFKECIARLDEKTKEEFDAAFKMLFKGRKPAWHMKNFFDCVQDRAEPMSDVDSHVNTMNSLHMCNINLMLGRDLNWDGTSFGSDDQANALIRRKRREGFELGG; translated from the coding sequence ATGTCAAAACTACCCAAGACGAATCGTCGCGACTTCATCAAGTCATCCGCAGCCATCGGTGCCGCCGCTTCGATCCCTTACATCTGGACCAGTTCGTCGGCGCGGGCGATCGATCTGAACAGCAAGCCAACGATCGCAGCAATCGGTGTCGGCGGAAGTCGAGGCCGCTACAACCGGGGCGGCGGGATCGCCAATGGTGCGGCTCAGTTCGGCCAGATGATTGCCGTCTGCGATGTCGACAAACTGCACAATGAGGAGTTCAACGCGAAATACGACGGGAAACTGGGCATGTACCAGGATTACCGCAAGCTTTTTGAGAATGAGAAACCTGATGTGGTCACCATCGGAACGCCTGACCACTGGCACATCCCGATTGCATTGCATGCCCTGGAACATGGGGCTGACGTCTACTGCGAAAAGCCGCTGACGCTGACGATCGAAGAGGGAAAACTGATTCGCGAAGCGGCTGAAAAATCAGATCGCGTTTTCCAGGTCGGAACGCAGCAACGCAGCACCAACCTGTTCATGTACGCCGTCGCAATCGTTCGCAGCGGTAGACTTGGTGACAACGTCGTGGCTCACTGTGGCATCGACCCGGCACCGGTCGGCGGACCGTTCGAATCCACCAGCGTTCCGGAAGGTTTGGATTGGGATTTGTGGCTGGGCCCAACCGCGACGAAAGACTATTCCGAAGAGCGACGAAAGTACTTTCGCTGGTACCTTGAATATTCCGGCGGCAAGATGACGGACTGGGGTGCTCACCACGTCGACATCGCACACTGGGCTCTCGACCTGGGCAGCAGCCCGGTGCAGAAAGTTTCTGGCAAGGGACAGATGACACCGATCGTTCCCGACGACTTTGACTGGAACGCATTCTTTGACGGACAGGCTGATTTGCCGAACGCTTACAACGCAGCGACCAAGTTCAATATCGATCTGGACTTTGCCGGCGGGAAGAAGATCACGGTGAACCACCGTTACAAATCGGGGAATACCGAATTCGGCAATGGCATTCTGTTTGAAGGCGACAAGGGTCGAATCTTTGTCAACCGCAGCAAGTTGCAAGGCTCTGTCGTCAAGGACATGTTCGGCGATAACCTTGAGAAGAAAACCAACGCGGATGGAAAACGCGTGGACAACTTCAAAGAGTGCATTGCTCGCCTGGACGAGAAAACGAAAGAGGAGTTCGACGCGGCGTTCAAGATGCTGTTCAAAGGCAGAAAACCAGCCTGGCACATGAAGAACTTCTTTGATTGTGTGCAGGATCGCGCGGAGCCGATGTCGGACGTTGATAGCCATGTCAACACAATGAATTCGCTGCACATGTGCAACATCAATTTGATGCTGGGGCGCGACTTGAACTGGGACGGAACAAGTTTTGGCAGCGATGATCAGGCCAATGCCCTGATTCGCAGAAAGCGCCGTGAGGGATTCGAGCTGGGCGGCTAG
- a CDS encoding MDR family oxidoreductase — protein sequence MPFNTIVVEQVSDTEVSVAVTELTEDQLPEGNVTVAVEYSTVNYKDGLCLQPNNGLVRNYPHVPGIDFAGTVESSDDSRYSVGDQVVLTGWRVGESHWGGFSQKARVNADWLVPLPEGITTRQAMAVGTAGFAAMLAVMALEDHGLKPDHGEVLVTGAAGGVGSVATTILGKRGYEVAAVTGRPETADYLKSLGATRIVPRSEIDTVTKRPLERETWAGCVDAVGGEMLARVLGQLKYGASVSAVGLAGGAKLPASVIPFLLRGVNLLGIDSVMQPYENRLRAWQRIASDLPMEKLEAMIQPATLSDVPSLGSEILQGKVKGRVVVDVNAT from the coding sequence ATGCCTTTCAATACCATCGTCGTCGAGCAAGTAAGCGACACCGAAGTCTCCGTTGCCGTCACTGAATTGACCGAAGATCAACTGCCCGAAGGCAACGTTACCGTCGCTGTCGAGTACTCGACGGTTAACTACAAAGATGGACTTTGCCTGCAGCCCAACAATGGGCTGGTGCGAAATTATCCTCACGTCCCAGGCATCGACTTTGCGGGAACCGTTGAGTCGTCGGATGATTCACGTTATTCGGTCGGCGACCAGGTTGTGCTGACCGGTTGGCGCGTTGGAGAATCGCATTGGGGAGGCTTCAGCCAGAAAGCTCGAGTCAATGCCGACTGGTTGGTGCCGTTGCCGGAAGGAATTACCACGCGTCAGGCGATGGCTGTCGGTACGGCGGGATTCGCGGCGATGCTTGCTGTTATGGCTCTCGAAGACCATGGGCTCAAGCCGGATCATGGTGAAGTGCTCGTCACCGGAGCCGCTGGCGGAGTCGGTTCAGTTGCTACAACGATTCTCGGAAAGCGTGGCTACGAAGTTGCTGCCGTGACTGGACGCCCCGAAACTGCGGACTATCTGAAGTCGCTGGGCGCGACGCGAATCGTGCCGCGAAGCGAAATCGACACGGTTACCAAACGGCCGCTCGAACGCGAAACCTGGGCGGGCTGTGTTGATGCTGTCGGAGGCGAAATGCTGGCTCGAGTCCTGGGGCAGTTGAAATATGGCGCTTCGGTTTCCGCAGTCGGGCTTGCCGGCGGAGCAAAACTTCCAGCCAGCGTGATTCCGTTTTTGCTTCGCGGCGTAAATCTGTTGGGCATCGATAGTGTGATGCAGCCCTACGAAAATCGCTTGCGAGCTTGGCAGCGAATCGCCTCGGATCTGCCGATGGAGAAGCTGGAAGCCATGATCCAGCCCGCGACTCTCTCCGATGTGCCTTCGCTTGGGAGCGAAATTCTCCAAGGCAAAGTCAAAGGCCGCGTCGTCGTCGACGTGAACGCGACTTAG
- a CDS encoding NAD(P)/FAD-dependent oxidoreductase: MIANRSYDCLVIGAGPAGSTAACIVAEQGFSTLLIERDQFPREHVGESLMPEAYWIFERLGLAHEMDRVGFQQKHGVQFVSASDKETKPFIFSEHDDRPSNMSWHVKRADFDKLLYDAAFQRGATCADQTRVLDIELKPKSPHKVTFLDEKGKERELSAKVIVDASGQSAMIANRNGLREVYDDLKKAAIWGYFENAERAGGGNPEVTCILHTESKDAWFWYIPLSDGTVSVGLVADNDFLLKRGNSPQETFEQERKNCPGIGRRLRDATQTGRLQVAKEFSYTTTKQAGNGWVLVGDAGGFIDPIYSSGVYLGLKSGLLAGEAVAEGLHKNDLSEKQLGKWTGDFEEGVKWIRKLVRAFYTKEFSFGGFMKAYPQHAGNLTDLLIGRVFDGDPGAIFKDLDPFIEKAKSGETADMS, from the coding sequence ATGATTGCCAATCGAAGTTACGACTGTCTTGTCATCGGAGCGGGTCCTGCCGGATCCACCGCGGCCTGTATCGTCGCCGAACAGGGATTTTCAACGCTGCTGATCGAGCGTGATCAGTTCCCTCGCGAACATGTGGGCGAGTCGCTGATGCCGGAAGCGTATTGGATTTTCGAACGTCTGGGCCTGGCCCACGAAATGGATCGAGTCGGCTTTCAGCAAAAGCACGGCGTCCAGTTTGTCAGTGCGAGCGACAAGGAAACGAAGCCGTTCATTTTCTCAGAGCACGATGATCGACCAAGCAACATGTCCTGGCATGTGAAGCGAGCGGACTTTGACAAGTTGCTCTACGACGCAGCTTTTCAGCGCGGGGCAACGTGTGCGGACCAAACCCGTGTGCTGGATATTGAACTGAAGCCAAAGTCGCCTCATAAAGTCACCTTTCTGGATGAGAAGGGAAAAGAACGCGAGCTTTCCGCTAAGGTGATCGTCGACGCTTCCGGTCAGTCGGCGATGATTGCCAACCGAAACGGGTTGCGTGAAGTTTATGACGATCTCAAAAAGGCTGCGATCTGGGGTTATTTCGAAAACGCGGAACGTGCCGGCGGCGGCAACCCTGAGGTGACTTGTATCTTGCACACGGAATCGAAGGACGCCTGGTTCTGGTATATCCCGCTGTCTGACGGCACGGTGAGTGTTGGGTTGGTGGCCGATAATGATTTTCTGCTCAAGCGAGGAAACTCGCCCCAGGAGACTTTCGAGCAGGAACGAAAGAATTGCCCGGGAATCGGTCGGCGCCTTCGTGACGCGACGCAAACCGGTCGGCTGCAGGTTGCAAAAGAGTTTTCTTATACGACCACCAAACAGGCTGGCAACGGTTGGGTTCTGGTGGGCGATGCTGGCGGTTTCATTGATCCGATTTACTCGTCAGGCGTCTATCTTGGCTTGAAGTCAGGCTTGCTTGCCGGAGAAGCCGTCGCAGAAGGCTTGCACAAAAACGATTTGTCAGAGAAACAGCTTGGTAAGTGGACAGGCGATTTCGAGGAAGGTGTGAAGTGGATCCGCAAGTTGGTTCGGGCTTTCTACACGAAGGAATTCAGTTTTGGTGGATTCATGAAAGCTTACCCGCAACACGCTGGCAATTTAACGGATCTGTTGATTGGTCGAGTATTCGATGGCGATCCTGGTGCCATCTTCAAGGACCTTGATCCGTTCATCGAGAAAGCCAAAAGCGGCGAAACCGCAGACATGTCGTAG
- a CDS encoding M28 family peptidase, with protein sequence MFRLTFNAIRPQSLIRLLAFAPRKRSLFAALAMAASVSITLGSATKCPAQQDDSVADKAEKKAEAVEPKFLSEVRQLTFEGRRAGEGYFSPSGDQMVFQSERLEENPFFQIYVLDFETGDVSPVSPGHGKTTCAWINPDEETVLFSSTHDDPEAVAKQKAEIEMRESGTQRRYSWDYDENYELYAGKPGSKEYVKLTDATGYDAEGSYSPDGKLIAFASNRNAYSKPMTEEQKKKFEVDPAYMMDLFIMNADGSNVQQLTEAPGYDGGPFFSPDGKRICWRRFSENGATAEIMTMNIDGSDKRTLTKMGALSWAPFYHPSGDYLIFTTNKHGFANFELYLVAADGKSPPVRVTDTEGFDGLASFSPDGKKLTWTSNRNAQKQSQIYLANWNDNHARKLLGLDPDSASIREAFEIGLRSAKESNAAFRDSDIARHVQYLCRNDLAGRMTGSKGERMATAYVAAYFDYLGIKPAGDDGTWFQTFEFPDGAEAGPGNVLSMKTGVGGSTALATDVDWRPLSFSGNTSVESADVVFAGYGIVAEKTDKFEAYDSYKGLDVKGKWAMVFRFVPEDVSPELRQHLSYRGELRKKLLYAREQGAAGMIVVSGPSSNVNNELIPLFNDFSPSGSSIAAISITDSVAQKLLGEQKLGSLQKSYDDGTKQAGFALENVSVAAQTDIKKIIGSGRNVVGRLIVGDAPSEKVIVVGAHIDHLGQGKTGGSLARENEKSQIHFGADDNASGIAGMLEIAEYISKLKKDGKTKLKHDIVFAGWSGEELGLHGSKHFAKRWPGLMEDAMDKTKPREKDSFHDFIIGVAKDGSLSLNDSATTLDELGKEIAVVVKLAPDFPVEILAHADVKVSEVEKVKKVLFDSGLKTVKVGVLNPAIDPTADRSVIAALNMDMIGRLEDKLVLQGIGSSDGWSRMIETSNAVIGLPLTLNSDTELPTDATSFYKVGVPILSAFTGSHKDYHTPRDTPEKLNYPEAARIAKLMGLVTRKLSIAETQLAWKRHEPKQKMAMRGGGRAYLGTVPDYGADVVGVKLDDVKSGGPAQQAGVRGGDVILELAGTKIENIYDYTAVIDRLKPGQKVKIRIQRGTETMELELTPGSRQ encoded by the coding sequence ATGTTCCGCCTCACATTCAACGCAATCCGACCCCAATCACTGATCCGCCTGCTTGCGTTCGCCCCCCGAAAGCGGAGCCTGTTCGCTGCATTGGCGATGGCAGCCTCAGTATCGATCACGCTGGGTTCCGCGACAAAATGTCCTGCACAACAGGACGACAGCGTTGCGGACAAAGCAGAAAAGAAAGCGGAAGCGGTCGAGCCCAAGTTTCTCAGCGAAGTGCGACAGCTTACTTTTGAAGGCCGGCGTGCTGGCGAAGGGTACTTCAGCCCCAGCGGCGACCAAATGGTTTTCCAGAGCGAGCGACTGGAAGAGAATCCGTTCTTTCAGATTTACGTTCTCGATTTTGAAACAGGAGACGTGAGCCCTGTTTCGCCCGGCCACGGAAAAACGACTTGTGCGTGGATCAACCCCGACGAAGAAACCGTGCTGTTCTCTTCGACTCATGACGACCCGGAAGCAGTCGCCAAACAGAAAGCCGAAATCGAGATGCGTGAATCGGGTACGCAGCGCCGGTACTCGTGGGACTACGACGAAAACTACGAACTCTACGCCGGCAAACCTGGCTCGAAGGAGTACGTCAAGCTCACCGACGCCACAGGCTACGACGCCGAAGGTTCATACTCGCCCGATGGAAAGCTGATTGCTTTCGCGTCCAACCGAAACGCGTATTCCAAGCCGATGACCGAGGAGCAGAAAAAGAAGTTCGAAGTCGATCCGGCTTACATGATGGATCTGTTCATCATGAACGCGGACGGCTCCAACGTTCAGCAACTGACCGAAGCCCCGGGCTACGACGGCGGGCCTTTCTTTTCTCCGGACGGCAAACGAATTTGCTGGCGGCGTTTTAGCGAGAACGGCGCAACGGCCGAGATCATGACGATGAATATCGATGGCAGCGACAAACGCACACTGACCAAAATGGGAGCGCTCAGCTGGGCTCCTTTCTATCACCCGTCCGGCGACTATTTGATCTTCACGACGAACAAACACGGGTTCGCAAATTTCGAATTGTATCTGGTTGCTGCCGACGGGAAGTCTCCTCCGGTTCGCGTTACCGACACAGAGGGCTTTGACGGACTGGCAAGTTTCTCGCCGGATGGAAAGAAGCTGACATGGACTTCCAATCGCAACGCGCAAAAGCAGTCTCAGATTTACCTGGCGAACTGGAACGACAATCACGCCAGAAAATTGTTGGGGCTGGATCCCGATTCTGCTTCGATCCGCGAAGCATTTGAAATTGGATTGCGATCCGCAAAAGAATCCAACGCTGCGTTTCGCGATTCGGATATCGCCCGCCACGTGCAGTATCTCTGTCGCAATGACCTTGCTGGCCGCATGACGGGCTCGAAAGGCGAACGTATGGCAACCGCGTACGTTGCGGCTTACTTTGATTACCTTGGCATCAAGCCTGCCGGCGATGACGGAACATGGTTTCAAACCTTCGAATTCCCTGATGGTGCCGAAGCAGGACCGGGCAACGTGCTTTCGATGAAAACGGGTGTCGGCGGGTCGACAGCGTTGGCAACCGATGTGGATTGGCGCCCGCTATCGTTCTCGGGCAACACTTCTGTCGAATCGGCAGACGTTGTTTTCGCCGGCTATGGAATCGTGGCTGAAAAGACGGACAAGTTCGAAGCCTACGACTCGTACAAAGGCCTCGACGTGAAAGGCAAGTGGGCGATGGTGTTCCGCTTTGTCCCCGAAGACGTCAGCCCTGAATTGCGTCAGCATCTTTCTTACCGTGGCGAGCTACGCAAAAAGTTGCTGTATGCGAGAGAGCAGGGTGCTGCGGGAATGATCGTTGTCAGTGGGCCTTCGTCAAACGTCAACAACGAACTGATCCCTCTGTTCAATGACTTTTCTCCTTCCGGTTCGAGCATCGCAGCGATCAGCATCACGGACTCGGTGGCCCAAAAACTGCTTGGTGAACAAAAGCTCGGCTCGTTGCAGAAATCCTATGACGACGGAACCAAACAGGCCGGTTTCGCTCTGGAAAACGTTTCTGTTGCAGCCCAAACAGACATCAAAAAGATCATCGGAAGTGGACGTAACGTAGTTGGCCGCCTGATCGTCGGCGACGCTCCTTCGGAGAAAGTCATCGTCGTCGGAGCTCACATCGACCACCTTGGTCAGGGTAAAACGGGCGGCTCACTGGCTCGCGAGAACGAGAAATCGCAAATCCACTTCGGTGCCGACGACAACGCTTCGGGGATCGCCGGCATGCTGGAGATCGCGGAGTACATTTCGAAGCTGAAGAAGGACGGCAAGACGAAACTGAAACACGACATTGTTTTCGCCGGATGGTCAGGAGAAGAACTTGGGCTCCACGGCTCGAAACATTTCGCAAAAAGATGGCCGGGTTTGATGGAAGACGCGATGGACAAGACCAAGCCGAGAGAAAAAGATTCGTTCCACGATTTCATTATTGGCGTCGCGAAAGATGGAAGCCTGAGCCTGAACGATTCAGCTACCACGCTTGATGAGCTTGGGAAAGAAATTGCCGTGGTCGTCAAACTGGCTCCTGATTTCCCTGTTGAGATACTTGCTCATGCGGATGTCAAAGTCAGCGAAGTCGAGAAGGTAAAGAAAGTTCTGTTCGACTCGGGACTGAAAACGGTAAAAGTAGGAGTCCTGAATCCTGCCATCGACCCGACGGCAGATCGCAGCGTAATCGCGGCGCTCAACATGGACATGATCGGTCGACTGGAAGACAAACTGGTGCTGCAGGGAATCGGCAGCAGCGACGGTTGGAGTCGGATGATCGAAACCAGCAACGCTGTCATTGGATTGCCACTGACGCTGAACTCGGACACCGAACTTCCGACCGATGCGACATCGTTCTATAAAGTCGGCGTTCCGATCCTGTCGGCCTTCACCGGTTCGCACAAGGATTACCACACGCCTCGCGACACGCCGGAAAAGCTCAACTATCCGGAAGCTGCCAGAATCGCAAAACTGATGGGGTTGGTAACGCGAAAGCTGAGCATTGCCGAAACGCAACTGGCCTGGAAACGTCATGAGCCGAAACAGAAGATGGCAATGCGTGGCGGCGGGCGAGCCTATCTGGGGACCGTCCCCGACTACGGCGCCGACGTCGTGGGTGTTAAACTGGACGACGTCAAAAGCGGTGGACCGGCTCAACAGGCTGGTGTTCGCGGCGGAGACGTTATCCTTGAACTCGCCGGAACAAAAATCGAAAACATCTACGACTACACAGCCGTGATCGATCGACTGAAGCCGGGGCAAAAGGTAAAAATCAGAATCCAACGCGGCACGGAAACCATGGAGCTTGAGTTGACACCTGGCTCCCGCCAGTAA
- a CDS encoding AI-2E family transporter — MTKSKSGTPDAEPQSNYRVSRLVSFILLIGVIAILGVIFYQVMSRFLIPLFLSALLVVIFRPLHEWVLEKVNGRNQVGALLTTLLILLLVLVPVSTLIFMAATEGSAVFKQINTPKIIDDLSSVRSRLNLDMPNSREIRAIENRLGLLQSSMVLDEKDLESHSSSFFEIMGDSINIANANELDWPVEAIEEDAVPPRGLHGYWQRFGNELGLAKQLQVEVEKEIRKKSSDLEDFAASSGDKHEKIHDYIKTIGKANTEFLNFKFELLGGRTRASIVETANPTGEELQHYTSQFIGFIRNKLFALGGSITAFVTSTLFGSVIMIIGLYFFLLDGPALLKSLQGLSPIEDKHEQELVEEFARVSRAVVLATLLSAAVQGLLAGVGFWICGLDSIFLLTLLSAVLAMVPFVGAASVWVPCALYLFFVDNNPYAAIGLAIYGMAVISMADNVIKPWILHGQSNLHPLLALLSVIGGVAVLGPIGILVGPMIVVFLQTLLKILQREMHLMENIKPPVLETTAGSAVPESDDA; from the coding sequence ATGACGAAATCCAAATCAGGCACACCCGACGCTGAACCGCAGTCCAACTATCGGGTCTCCAGGCTGGTTTCTTTCATTTTGCTGATCGGCGTGATCGCTATTTTGGGCGTGATCTTCTATCAGGTCATGTCCCGGTTTCTGATTCCGCTGTTTCTGTCCGCGTTGCTGGTCGTCATTTTTCGACCGCTGCACGAATGGGTACTGGAAAAAGTCAACGGTCGCAATCAGGTCGGAGCACTCCTGACGACGTTGCTAATCCTGTTGTTGGTTCTGGTCCCCGTTTCGACGTTGATCTTCATGGCAGCCACCGAAGGCAGTGCCGTCTTTAAACAGATCAATACACCGAAAATCATTGACGACCTGTCCAGTGTCCGCTCGCGGTTGAATCTGGACATGCCGAACTCCCGTGAAATTCGTGCGATCGAGAATCGGCTGGGCTTGCTACAGAGCTCCATGGTGCTGGATGAGAAAGATCTGGAGTCTCACTCCTCATCCTTTTTTGAGATCATGGGCGATTCAATCAACATCGCGAACGCCAACGAGCTTGACTGGCCCGTCGAAGCAATCGAAGAAGACGCGGTCCCGCCGAGAGGTCTGCACGGCTATTGGCAGCGGTTTGGAAACGAATTGGGTTTGGCCAAACAGCTGCAGGTCGAGGTCGAGAAGGAGATCCGCAAGAAGTCCTCCGACCTGGAAGATTTTGCGGCGTCCAGCGGCGACAAACATGAAAAGATTCACGACTATATTAAAACTATCGGTAAAGCAAACACCGAGTTCCTGAACTTCAAGTTCGAACTGCTCGGTGGTCGCACTCGAGCTTCGATTGTGGAAACAGCGAACCCGACCGGGGAAGAGCTTCAGCACTACACCAGCCAGTTCATTGGCTTTATACGCAACAAACTGTTCGCTCTGGGCGGATCGATTACTGCGTTCGTGACCAGCACGCTTTTCGGCAGCGTCATCATGATTATTGGGCTGTATTTTTTCCTGCTTGACGGTCCCGCGCTCCTGAAAAGCCTGCAGGGACTTTCGCCGATCGAAGACAAACACGAACAGGAACTGGTCGAAGAATTCGCTCGTGTCAGCCGCGCAGTCGTGCTCGCAACGTTGCTCTCTGCGGCAGTTCAGGGGTTGCTGGCCGGAGTCGGATTCTGGATCTGCGGACTCGATTCGATCTTTCTGCTGACACTGCTTTCAGCAGTTCTGGCGATGGTTCCTTTCGTGGGTGCGGCTTCTGTTTGGGTTCCTTGCGCGTTGTATCTTTTTTTCGTGGACAACAACCCTTACGCGGCGATCGGCTTGGCAATCTACGGCATGGCGGTAATTTCAATGGCGGACAATGTCATCAAGCCCTGGATTCTTCACGGACAATCGAATCTGCATCCGCTGCTGGCGTTGCTTAGCGTGATCGGTGGCGTCGCGGTTTTGGGGCCGATCGGAATTCTGGTTGGACCCATGATCGTCGTATTTCTGCAGACATTGCTAAAAATCCTGCAACGCGAAATGCATCTGATGGAAAACATCAAACCGCCCGTTCTGGAGACGACAGCAGGTTCAGCGGTTCCCGAGTCTGATGATGCCTGA
- a CDS encoding ankyrin repeat domain-containing protein, producing the protein MGRTKTVQLMLKAGFDPHIPGAEDSTPLDRACFHGFHEIVEILLDRDPDPPLEFKNAFGGTPLSCCIWGSIHSWMKTDLKSDHKRCAELLISAGSHFEEAWIPTVNPEMDAILKAHLTQ; encoded by the coding sequence TTGGGCCGCACGAAAACGGTTCAACTAATGCTCAAGGCTGGCTTTGACCCGCATATCCCCGGTGCCGAAGATTCGACGCCGCTGGATCGAGCTTGCTTTCACGGCTTTCATGAGATCGTGGAAATCTTGCTGGACCGCGATCCCGATCCGCCGCTTGAATTCAAAAACGCTTTCGGCGGTACGCCATTGAGTTGCTGTATCTGGGGCAGTATTCACAGCTGGATGAAGACGGACTTGAAAAGCGACCACAAACGTTGCGCTGAGTTGTTAATTTCCGCAGGTAGTCACTTCGAAGAGGCCTGGATCCCGACCGTCAATCCGGAAATGGATGCAATTCTCAAGGCCCATTTGACTCAATAG